A single window of Dehalococcoidia bacterium DNA harbors:
- a CDS encoding S41 family peptidase: protein MLNAARWTVLGLLAASILVLAFAIGYVLADDDASASPTVNSPSDGQDLEGDIDFETLNQILDLLDDRYVDPDRIDEQALYEAAINGMLQTLSDSGTFYVDPVTVATSTGPSGSFEGIGATVASENGEIIIVAPIENTPAERAGIQSGDVIVSVNGESTEGWTQEKAVIMIRGPKGSTVTLVVRHSDGQEETLEIERDEIEVQSVTTQPPGGALQDGAGTPIDDVAYIYIREFTQPTIEQFRQALRDAVDSGKRGVVLDLRNNPGGLLRTTVEVADEFLDEGIVLSEVERGNDDPQHIRAGRGGIATEIPVVVLINRFSASGSEVLAAALSDNGRATVVGEKSFGKGTVNISNDLGDGGQVYISIAKWLTPDGLAIDGVGVRPDIEVQLSDEDIDQRRDVQLFKALDVLRGTDTTPATALTPQASPTADPEATPTDGG, encoded by the coding sequence ATGCTGAACGCCGCTCGCTGGACCGTTCTCGGTCTGCTCGCCGCCTCTATCCTCGTCCTGGCGTTCGCAATCGGCTACGTGCTGGCCGACGACGATGCCTCCGCATCGCCAACCGTCAACTCTCCCAGCGACGGCCAGGACCTCGAAGGCGACATCGACTTCGAGACCCTCAACCAGATCCTGGATTTGCTCGATGACCGCTACGTCGACCCCGACCGGATCGATGAGCAGGCGCTGTACGAGGCGGCCATCAATGGCATGCTGCAGACGCTGAGCGACAGCGGCACCTTTTACGTCGATCCGGTCACGGTGGCGACGAGCACCGGTCCCAGCGGCTCTTTCGAGGGCATTGGCGCGACCGTCGCCTCGGAGAACGGCGAGATCATTATCGTCGCGCCGATCGAGAACACCCCGGCCGAGCGCGCAGGCATCCAGTCCGGCGATGTCATCGTGTCCGTCAACGGAGAGTCGACGGAGGGTTGGACCCAGGAGAAGGCGGTCATCATGATCCGCGGGCCCAAGGGCAGCACGGTAACGCTGGTCGTGCGCCACAGCGACGGCCAGGAGGAGACGCTCGAAATCGAGCGCGACGAAATCGAAGTCCAGAGCGTCACAACGCAGCCCCCCGGCGGCGCGCTGCAAGACGGCGCCGGCACGCCGATCGACGACGTCGCATACATCTACATCCGCGAGTTCACGCAGCCGACGATCGAACAGTTCCGCCAGGCGCTGCGCGACGCGGTCGACAGCGGCAAGCGCGGCGTCGTCCTCGACCTGCGCAACAACCCGGGCGGACTGCTGCGCACGACCGTGGAGGTCGCCGACGAGTTCCTCGATGAGGGCATCGTCCTCAGCGAAGTCGAGCGGGGTAACGACGATCCACAGCACATCCGCGCCGGCCGCGGCGGTATCGCGACGGAGATCCCGGTGGTCGTGTTGATCAACCGCTTCAGCGCCAGCGGATCGGAGGTGCTCGCCGCCGCCCTGTCCGACAACGGCCGTGCTACCGTCGTGGGCGAAAAGTCGTTCGGCAAGGGCACGGTCAATATCTCCAACGACCTGGGAGACGGCGGCCAGGTCTACATCAGCATCGCCAAGTGGCTGACACCCGATGGCCTCGCGATCGATGGCGTCGGCGTCCGGCCCGACATCGAGGTGCAACTCTCGGACGAAGACATTGACCAGCGGCGCGACGTACAGCTTTTCAAGGCGCTCGACGTGCTTCGCGGTACGGACACGACGCCGGCCACGGCGTTAACGCCGCAGGCGAGCCCCACCGCGGATCCGGAAGCGACCCCGACGGACGGCGGTTAG
- a CDS encoding J domain-containing protein, with protein sequence MSDRDYYEILGLTPTADGAMVDQAYWHLARKYQGLAATNPRAQHLLDELNEAYGVLGTPRLREQYDAFRDDVLIRKGMVKPVKARPHAAQRRAEEGAPGERPGRDWSIPHVQHVRTYAVAGVIASLAFAGAWQGVNLGFVIAALGIGLVLSLSPAVTSRLQGMQLSMPSMPQVSMPQIQAPKIGMPNLPDFQLPDPPGREDAMDADELHSSTAATIARWRASIGLKAPIEPVAREDAAPSTTLVDIVKGEQDIETESEPLNAVLAILRGSHRGAESRG encoded by the coding sequence ATGAGCGACCGCGATTACTATGAGATCCTCGGCCTGACGCCGACCGCAGATGGGGCGATGGTGGACCAGGCGTACTGGCACCTGGCGCGAAAGTACCAGGGTCTCGCTGCCACCAATCCGCGCGCGCAGCATCTGCTGGACGAATTGAACGAGGCCTACGGCGTGCTCGGCACGCCGCGCTTGCGCGAGCAGTACGACGCGTTCCGCGACGATGTCCTGATCCGTAAGGGCATGGTGAAGCCCGTAAAGGCGCGGCCGCATGCCGCCCAGCGCCGGGCGGAGGAAGGCGCACCCGGCGAACGTCCGGGCCGCGACTGGAGCATTCCGCACGTCCAACATGTGCGAACCTACGCGGTAGCCGGAGTCATCGCTTCGCTGGCGTTTGCGGGCGCATGGCAGGGCGTCAATCTTGGCTTCGTCATCGCGGCGCTGGGCATTGGCCTCGTATTGTCGCTCTCGCCGGCTGTGACGAGCCGCCTCCAGGGTATGCAGCTCTCGATGCCGTCGATGCCACAGGTGTCGATGCCGCAGATCCAGGCGCCGAAGATCGGCATGCCGAATCTGCCCGACTTCCAGCTGCCAGATCCGCCGGGCCGGGAAGATGCCATGGACGCCGACGAATTGCATTCCTCGACGGCGGCGACGATCGCCCGGTGGCGGGCGAGCATCGGCCTCAAGGCGCCGATCGAGCCCGTTGCGCGCGAGGACGCCGCTCCGAGCACGACCCTCGTCGACATCGTGAAGGGCGAGCAAGACATCGAGACGGAGAGCGAACCGCTCAACGCCGTCCTGGCCATCCTGCGCGGTTCGCACCGCGGAGCCGAGAGCCGCGGCTAG
- a CDS encoding GGDEF domain-containing protein: MDHAIRLSGIVLVVTTVSVITVGPSLMSRETYTALQLFFVMIGAAYGIFLAAHSRTMHVGLERAYSAHLEELSQRLRNMAYRDAVTGLYNHRYFREQLSHELERSARYAQPLSMILMDMNNFKEINDRYGHFMGDKFLGLVGEVIDRHIRGSDVGARYGGDEFVIVLPNTTTDEAALTGNKLVTAVASCAAMTASGESVELGVSYGVASFPSDAKTAGELIQQADARLYAAKADRRVGRRRGRSSVA; encoded by the coding sequence GTGGACCATGCCATCCGGCTGTCGGGTATCGTCCTCGTCGTCACGACGGTCTCGGTGATCACCGTCGGACCATCGCTTATGTCACGCGAGACATATACGGCGCTCCAACTCTTCTTCGTGATGATCGGCGCTGCCTACGGCATTTTCCTTGCCGCACATTCGCGCACGATGCACGTCGGGCTGGAGCGCGCCTATTCGGCCCACCTGGAGGAGCTCAGCCAGCGGCTTCGCAACATGGCCTACCGGGATGCCGTCACGGGCCTCTACAATCACCGCTACTTCCGCGAGCAGCTCTCGCACGAGCTCGAGCGCTCCGCACGCTACGCACAGCCGCTCTCGATGATCCTGATGGACATGAACAACTTCAAGGAGATCAACGACCGCTACGGCCACTTCATGGGCGACAAGTTCCTGGGGTTGGTTGGCGAGGTCATCGACCGGCATATCCGGGGCAGCGACGTCGGGGCAAGGTATGGCGGCGACGAATTCGTCATCGTCCTGCCGAACACGACGACCGATGAAGCGGCGTTGACCGGCAATAAGCTCGTGACTGCCGTCGCGAGCTGCGCGGCCATGACGGCCTCAGGCGAGTCTGTCGAGCTGGGCGTATCGTATGGCGTCGCTTCGTTTCCGTCCGATGCGAAGACGGCCGGCGAATTGATCCAACAGGCCGATGCGCGGCTGTACGCCGCCAAGGCCGATCGGAGGGTCGGGCGGCGGCGCGGGCGCTCTTCCGTCGCGTGA
- a CDS encoding class I SAM-dependent methyltransferase has product MTRVPDEVDRIREAYAARARRGADDRYGLHDRANLYMFQRRERALLDLLRRQGLTPLDNKRVLDIGCGNGEVLRDFLRYGARAEMLSGIDLLPERIDAARERSAPAVEFSLGNAEHLPYPAGHVDLALMFTVLSSVVDEPTRQRIATEALRVLRPGGTLITYDFTWNPTNRDVRGINARDLRALFPACMIDARRITLAPPIARRIARVSWPLAAALETLPFLRSHLLAVARKPG; this is encoded by the coding sequence ATGACGCGCGTGCCGGATGAGGTCGACCGTATCCGCGAGGCCTACGCCGCCCGCGCGCGACGCGGCGCCGACGATCGTTACGGCCTCCACGATCGCGCGAACCTGTATATGTTCCAGCGTCGCGAACGCGCGCTGCTCGACCTGCTGCGACGGCAGGGCTTGACGCCGCTCGATAACAAGCGCGTGCTGGACATTGGCTGCGGCAACGGCGAAGTGCTGCGCGACTTCCTGCGCTACGGCGCGCGCGCAGAGATGTTGAGCGGCATCGATCTCCTGCCGGAGCGCATCGATGCGGCGCGCGAGCGGAGCGCGCCGGCGGTAGAGTTTTCCCTAGGGAATGCGGAGCATCTGCCCTACCCCGCCGGGCACGTTGACCTTGCGTTGATGTTCACGGTTCTGTCGTCGGTCGTCGACGAGCCGACGCGACAGCGGATCGCGACCGAAGCGCTGCGCGTGCTGCGGCCCGGCGGCACGCTCATCACCTACGACTTCACGTGGAATCCGACGAATCGCGACGTCCGCGGTATCAACGCACGGGATCTGCGCGCGCTTTTTCCTGCGTGCATGATCGACGCGCGACGCATCACGCTCGCGCCGCCGATCGCGCGTCGGATCGCCCGCGTCTCCTGGCCGCTCGCCGCGGCACTCGAAACGCTGCCCTTCCTTCGCAGTCACCTGTTGGCGGTGGCTCGTAAACCAGGATGA
- the smpB gene encoding SsrA-binding protein SmpB, with the protein MSDNKQVASNRKAFHDYEILERVEAGISLTGTEIKSIRANGASIREAYARPLDGEMWLYGAHIAPYEAGSHMNHEPTRPRRLLLHRKEIHELARSMNERGLTVIPLNLYLKRGMAKVELGLVRGRKQYDKRQAIAKRDAERDMQRALRHSTR; encoded by the coding sequence ATGTCCGACAACAAGCAGGTCGCCTCGAACCGCAAGGCGTTCCACGACTACGAGATCCTTGAACGCGTAGAGGCCGGCATCAGCCTCACCGGCACCGAGATCAAGTCGATCCGCGCAAATGGCGCCAGCATCCGCGAGGCGTACGCGCGCCCGCTCGATGGCGAAATGTGGCTCTACGGCGCCCACATTGCGCCCTATGAGGCCGGCAGTCACATGAACCACGAACCGACGCGCCCGCGACGGCTGCTTCTGCACCGCAAGGAGATCCACGAACTCGCACGCTCGATGAACGAGCGCGGCCTCACCGTCATTCCGCTCAACCTGTACCTGAAGCGCGGCATGGCCAAGGTCGAGCTCGGACTCGTGCGCGGTCGCAAGCAGTACGATAAGCGCCAGGCGATCGCAAAGCGCGATGCGGAACGCGACATGCAGCGCGCGCTGCGCCACAGCACGCGATGA